A stretch of DNA from Gimesia chilikensis:
GCGTAGTTCAAAGCAATCGGTACACTCATATCAGAAGCAATGATGGCTGTCTTCTGCATATTGAGGTGCTTTTTCTGGTGTTCGTCGAACAGAAATTTCCAGATGGTTTCCATGTCGAACACAACCATCGCTTTGTAATCCAGTGCAGAAAGATTATCCCCTCTGCCCCCCTTCTGATTCTGGTTACCACCACCGGGAGCGTTCGGCTGGCTCTTTCCATGTTTACGCAGGTCGACAGACACAACCGCGTAGCCATTCTTCTGCAGGACCGGGGCAAACCCGTTATCCCAGGCCCGCTTGCTGCCCCCCTTACCGTGCAACAGAACGACGACCGGTGAATCCGCTGCGTTACTCGATTCATAATAAGTAATCGCAATCGGCCAGCCTCCCTGCGAAGACAGGGTCAACTCCTGCGGCTTCGGAGGGCCTTTCACATCCTTACTCTGAGCGAACACTGCACTGGAAGTCAGGAGTACCATTGAGAGAAACGTAAAGAGCGAACGCTTCCATTGACCATTTTGCATGCTGACGAATGACATTCTCACAGGACCCCCTCGGCGTTGGAATTATCTTGTTGTAACTGTAAACTGAACGTAAACAGTTGTTCTCGCGATTCAAAAGACAGGTTCTTATTCAATTCATTCTATGGATAACGGGAGATCAGGTCAAATAGAAGTCGGCAGTTCTGTGCAGAGATTGTACTGACACATAATATTCACCCACAAAGACTTACAACGGATGTGTTTACCGACTTTTTTCCCGTTGATTCCCCATGAACTGATCACCAGTCCCAACAGCATCCTAGATTCAGGCAGCCTGCGGATGGAAAACCAGACACCGGATGAATCAACGCCGCAGACCTTTCTGGGTCTGCACCGGAGCGATCAGTATTTTTTAGGTGTACTGCTGATTGTGATTCTCTGCCTGTCACTCCTGCATCTGGCGCGACTGTCCCGCTGGGGAACCGAGCCACTCGAAATTGAGAAACAGACACCGCTGCCTTACGATTATCAGCTCGATATCAATCAGGCAACCTGGGTAGAGTTTGCCCAGCTCAAGCAGATCGGTCCTGTTTTAGCCAGGCGCATCGTTGACTATCGCGAGATACACGGCCCTTTTCGCTCAATCGATGATCTGCTGCAGGTCAAAGGCATCGGACCCAAAAAACTGGCAGCGAATCGAAAACATTTTCTGCCCCTTCCCCCAGGCGTCAATCCCTGAAACAGACGGACAGACGTTGTCGCGAATCCCCCCGAAAATTAACAGTAGATTCTCATTTCTTTGCCGCTCGTCTCCGATGACAGTTGATTCCACGCCCGATTCCGGGTTGAATAGGCTTTCCTTATTATAACATCTGATCTGACACTTCTGACTGATCAACCCCGATTATAGCGTTCAACTCAAAGGGTTTACTTCTTATGGCAGGTTTTGATCACGGCCCGAATGAGCCGGGAGAACAGGAAAACCACGAGACGATCTCTCGTAACACGCGACTGGGTTTAATCCTGTTTACCGTTTATCTGTTGCTGTATGGCGGTTTCGTTTTCCTGAATACGTTCTCACCAGCCAAAATGGAAGTTGTGGTCTTCGCCGGACTCAACCTGGCCATCGTCTACGGCTTCACGCTGATCATCGCTGCCTTCGTGCTCGCCATCATCTATGGCTGGATGTGCCGCAATGATGTCGCCTCCTCCGGTTCCAGCAATCAGGGGGATGCATAATGCTTTACGAACCCTCTCTGATGGCGGTCCTCATCTTTGGTGTGATCGTTGCCATTACCCTCGGACTCAGTTTCTGGCTCGGTGCGAAAGCGAAGTCGGCCAAGGGATACTTCGCCGCCTCAGGTGGCATTCACTGGTTCATTAACGGCGTCGCCTTCGCTGGTGACTACCTCTCCGCCGCTTCCTTCTTGGGAATCTGCGGGATGATCGCCTTCTACGGTTACGATGGCTTCCTGTATTCCATCGGTTACCTGGCCGGATGGATCGTCGCCTTGTTCGTGATCGCGGAACCCCTCAAACGCATGGGGCGTTTCACCTTTGCCGATGCCCTCGACAGCCGTTTCCAGTCACGGGGTATTAAATTAGCCGCTGCCATCAGTACCCTGGCTGTCAGTATCTTCTATCTGATTCCTCAGATGGTTGGCGCCGGTGCACTGATCACTCCCCTGCTCGGCTTTCCACACTACGTCGGCGTGCTCCTTGTCGGGACGATCGTGATCATCATCGTCGTCACCGCCGGCATGGTCAGCACCACCTACGTGCAGTTCCTCAAAGGGTCGCTGCTCGTTATCTTCAGTACCCTGCTCACCGTCCTGATTCTGCAGCGCGGTTTCTCTACCGATCCGGTGAATAACGGGAAATCGACGCATCAGTTCCAGATCCTCGGACCGGCGGCCAGCGATGACATTGAACTCTGGAACAATGAACTCGGCCTGACCGAACAGGACTCCCTGACCCCGCTCAACGAAGGCCCCTGGAAAGACAAAGGCTACCTGCAGCTGACCCGCGCTGACAAAACATCCTACTGGAAACTGACTCAAAACGCGGAGCAGCAGTACTTTCTCTCGGAAACACAGTACAAGGAAAAAACAGCGGACGGTAAGATCATCATCAACGGCCTCCCACAGGGAACCGGCG
This window harbors:
- a CDS encoding alpha/beta hydrolase — encoded protein: MSFVSMQNGQWKRSLFTFLSMVLLTSSAVFAQSKDVKGPPKPQELTLSSQGGWPIAITYYESSNAADSPVVVLLHGKGGSKRAWDNGFAPVLQKNGYAVVSVDLRKHGKSQPNAPGGGNQNQKGGRGDNLSALDYKAMVVFDMETIWKFLFDEHQKKHLNMQKTAIIASDMSVPIALNYALLDWGKVPYDDAPVLAAKTPKGQTVRALVLISPESRVKGLTSSQPSVSLKEPVFGISFFVCSSSGDSYDRNYTEKLFSQLTSAANSKGRMYKESYPGKLRGTDMLGKRLGLEVDILKFLDAHLKKLPGDWSDRRPRYDRDE
- a CDS encoding ComEA family DNA-binding protein, producing the protein MCLPTFFPLIPHELITSPNSILDSGSLRMENQTPDESTPQTFLGLHRSDQYFLGVLLIVILCLSLLHLARLSRWGTEPLEIEKQTPLPYDYQLDINQATWVEFAQLKQIGPVLARRIVDYREIHGPFRSIDDLLQVKGIGPKKLAANRKHFLPLPPGVNP
- a CDS encoding DUF485 domain-containing protein, which produces MAGFDHGPNEPGEQENHETISRNTRLGLILFTVYLLLYGGFVFLNTFSPAKMEVVVFAGLNLAIVYGFTLIIAAFVLAIIYGWMCRNDVASSGSSNQGDA